The following are encoded in a window of Sminthopsis crassicaudata isolate SCR6 chromosome 3, ASM4859323v1, whole genome shotgun sequence genomic DNA:
- the OR6M1 gene encoding olfactory receptor 6M1: MENYTTVTEFVLVAFPVLQELQTFLFVVLLLTYMLTIAGNIIIISLIWTDYRLHTPMYFFLSNLSFLDILFTTVIAPKLLACLLNDRKTISFAGCITQTYFYFFLGTVEFILLAVMSFDRYVAICNPLRYTIIMNSKVCFLLVLGCWIGAFLSVLCPTIVVSRLPYCNKEISHFFCDIAPLLQIACIDTHLIEIINFLLSSVVVLSSLVLTIVSYSYIISTILHIPSAQGRQKAFSTCVSHITVVSIAYGSSIFMYVRPNQSYSLDFDKVTAVFTTVVTPLLNPFIYSLRNEKVKEVLRESITRVIFSFPRKS, translated from the coding sequence ATGGAAAACTACACCACAGTGACTGAGTTTGTTCTAGTTGCCTTCCCTGTGCTCCAGGAGCTGCAGACTTTTCTCTTTGTGGTCCTCTTGTTAACATACATGCTAACCATAGCAGgaaacatcatcatcatttcccTGATCTGGACTGATTATCGTCTCCACACCCCAATGTATTTCTTCCTCAGTAACTTGTCTTTTTTGGACATATTGTTCACCACTGTCATAGCCCCCAAGTTGTTGGCCTGTCTCCTTAATGACAGAAAAACCATCTCGTTTGCAGGCTGCATCActcaaacatatttctatttcttcctgggCACAGTTGAGTTTATCCTTCTGGCCGTGATGTCATTTGACCGCTATGTGGCAATCTGCAATCCTTTGCGTTACACTATCATAATGAACAGCAAAGTCTGCTTCTTGCTAGTTCTGGGGTGCTGGATTGGAGCTTTCCTCTCAGTTCTGTGTCCGACTATTGTGGTCTCTAGGTTGCCCTATTGTAACAAGGAGATTAGCCACTTCTTTTGTGACATTGCCCCTCTGTTACAAATTGCCTGTATAGACACTCATCTCATCGAGATTATCAACTTCCTTTTGTCTTCGGTGGTTGTCCTGAGCTCCTTGGTCCTCACCATTGTGTCCTACAGCTACATCATTAGCACCATCTTGCATATTCCCTCAGCTCAAGGCCGCCAGAAGGCCTTTTCCACCTGCGTCTCTCACATTACAGTTGTCTCCATTGCCTATGGAAGTTCCATTTTCATGTATGTGAGACCTAATCAGAGTTATTCATTGGATTTTGACAAAGTAACTGCTGTTTTTACCACGGTGGTGACCCCTCTTCTGAATCCCTTCATTTACAGCTTGAggaatgaaaaagtaaaagaagtcCTAAGAGAGAGCATCACCAGAGTCATTTTCTCATTTCCACGAAAATCTTGA